The genome window TCGAGGCCCGCTTCGGCAAGGCTGCCGGCTCCGCCAGCAAGTAGCGAGCCACTGCGCCGGTTCCTGGCGCCCTCTTCCGGGGGCGTCGGGACCGGCGTTTTTTCCGGCCGGGGGTACGCGGCCCCGTTCCGTATCCCCGCCCGGCCGGCATCACGCCGTCCAGCAGGCACGCCCGAGTGAAGAAACCAGGAGCCCGAAGATGTTCGAGGCGGTCGAGGAACTGATCGGCGAACAGACCGATCTGGAGAAGAAGCTCGCTGACCCGGCGGTCCACGCCGACCAGGCCAACGCGCGCAAGCTCAACAAGCGCTACGCCGAGCTGACCCCGATCGTCGCGACGTACCGCTCCTGGAAGCAGACCGGGGACGACATCGGGACGGCCCGCGAGTTCGCCGCCGACGACCCCGACTTCGCCGCCGAGGTCAAGGAGCTGGAGAAGCAGCGCGAAGAGCTCACCGAGAAGCTCCGCCTGCTCCTGGTCCCGCGCGACCCCAGCGACGACAAGGACGTGCTCCTGGAGATCAAGGCGGGTGCGGGCGGCGACGAATCCGCCCTGTTCGCCGGCGATCTGCTGCGCATGTATCTGCGCTACGCCGAGCGCGTCGGCTGGAAGACCGAGATCATCGACTCCACCGAGTCCGAGCTCGGCGGCTACAAGGACGTCCAGGTCGCCGTGAAGACCAAGGGCGGCAACGGCGCCACCGAGCCCGGCCAGGGCGTGTGGGCCCGGCTGAAGTACGAGGGCGGGGTGCACCGCGTGCAGCGGGTGCCGTCCACCGAGTCGCAGGGCCGCATCCACACCTCCGCCGCCGGTGTGCTCGTCACGCCCGAGGCCGAGGAGGTCGACGTCGAGATCCACGCCAACGACCTCCGTATCGACGTCTACCGCTCCTCGGGTCCCGGCGGCCAGTCCGTCAACACCACGGACTCGGCGGTCCGCATCACCCATCTGCCGACCGGCGTCGTCGCGTCCTGCCAGAACGAGAAGAGCCAGCTCCAGAACAAGGAGCAGGCCATGCGCATCCTGCGTTCGCGACTGCTCGCCGCCGCCCAGGAGGCCGCCGAGCAGGAGGCCTCGGACGTACGGCGCAGCCAGGTGCGCACGGTCGACCGTTCCGAGAAGATCCGTACGTACAACTTCCCGGAAAACCGGATCTCGGACCACCGCGTCGGCTTCAAGGCGTACAACTTGGACCAGGTGCTCGACGGCGACCTGGATTCCGTGATCCAGGCGTGCGTCGACGCCGACTCCGCCGCCAAGCTCGCCGCCGCGTAAGCAAAGCCCGCCCAGCCCGTAAACCGTACGGAGAACCGCGATGAACCTGCTGCTCGCCGAGGTGGCCCAGGCCACCCAGCGGCTGGCCGACGCCGGTGTGCCCTCGCCGCGATTCGACGCGGAGGAACTCGCCGCGTTCGTGCACGGCGTCAAGCGGGGCGAGCTGCACCGGGTGCCGGACGCGGACTTCGACGCCCGCTACTGGGAGGCCATCGCCCGCCGCGAGGCCCGCGAGCCGCTCCAGCACATCACCGGCCGCGCCTTCTTCCGCTACCTGGAGCTCCAGGTCGGACCCGGTGTCTTCGTCCCCCGCCCTGAGACCGAATCGGTCGTCGGCTGGGCGATAGACGCCGTGCGCGCGATGGATGTCGTCGAGCCGGTCGTCGTCGACCTGTGCAGCGGATCGGGCGCCATCGCCCTGGCCATGGCCCAGGAGGTGCCGCGCTCGCGCGTGCACGCGGTCGAGCTCTCCGACGACGCCATCGAGTGGACCCGCAAGAACGCCGACGGATCCAGGGTCACCGTCCACCAGGGAGACGCGCTGACCGCCCTCCCCGAGCTGGACGGCCAGGTCGACCTCGTCATCTCCAACCCGCCGTACATCCCGCTCACCGAATGGGAGTACGTGGCACCCGAGGCCCGCGACCACGATCCGGAGATGGCCCTCTTCTCCGGGGAGGACGGCCTCGACACCATCCGCGGCATCGAACGCACCGCACACCGCCTGCTGCGCCCCGGCGGCCTCGTCGTCATCGAGCACGCCGACACCCAGGGCGGCCAGGTGCCGTGGATCTTCACCGAGGAGCGCGGCTGGGCGGACGCGGCCGACCACCCGGACCTGAACAACCGGCCGCGGTTCGCCACGGCCCGCAAGGCCATGCCGTGACCGGCGGCCACCACGCGCACGACCCGTACCCGTCATACCCGTACACGCTTGAGGAGGCCGGCTGATGGCACGGCGATACGACTGCAACGACGCGACCGACCGCACGACGGGTCTGCGTGAGGCCGCGTCGGCCGTCCGCCGCGGCGAACTGGTCGTGCTGCCCACCGACACCGTGTACGGCCTCGGTGCGGACGCCTTCAGTTCCGAGGGCGTCGCCGATCTGCTGGACGCCAAGGGCCGCGGCCGCAACATGCCGACCCCCGTCCTGATCGGCTCCCCGAACACCCTGCACGGCCTGGTCACCGACTTCTCCGAGCAGGCCTGGGAGCTCGTCGACGCCTTCTGGCCCGGCGCCCTCACGCTCGTCGCCAAGCACCAGCCGTCGCTCCAGTGGGACCTCGGGGACACCCGCGGCACCGTCGCCATCCGGATGCCGCTGCACCCGGTCGCCATCGAGCTGCTCACGGAGGTCGGCCCGATGGCCGTCTCCAGCGCCAACCTCACCGGCCACCCGGCCCCCGAGGACTGCGACGCCGCCCAGGAGATGCTCGGCGACTCCGTCTCCGTCTACCTGGACGGCGGCCCGACGCCCGGCATCGTGCCCTCGTCGATCGTCGACGTGACCGGCAAGGTCCCCCTGCTGCTGCGCGCCGGTGCGCTCTCCGTGGAGGAGCTCCGCAAGGTGGTACCCGACCTCGAGGTGGCCAATTGACCGCCCCTGAGGGGCGTGGCATAGCGGGGCGGGCCGACTCTTTCCGCATCCTCCACGTCAGCACCGGCAACGTCTGCCGCTCACCGATCACCGAGCGGCTGACCCGCCATGCCCTGGTGGACCGCCTCGGCGATCCGCTCAGCGGCGGACTGATCGTGGAGAGCGCGGGCACCTGGGGCCACGAAGGCGCCCCCATGGAGGCCAACGCCGAGACCGTCCTCGCCGACTTCGGTGCCGACACCACCGGCTTCGTCGGCCGGGAACTGCTCGACGAGCACGTGATCCGCGCCGACCTGGTGCTCACGGCCACCCGCGACCACCGCGCGCAGGTGATCTCGATGGGGCACTCGGCCGGCCTGCGGACGTTCACCCTCAAGGAATTCACCCGGCTGGTCCGGGCGATAGACCCCGCCACGCTGCCCGACCCGCGGGACGAGGGCGTCGTCGAGCGCGCCCGCGCCCTGGTCCGCGCCGCGGCCGCGCTGCGCGGCTGGCTGCTGGCCCCCACCGCCGAGGCGGACGAGGTGTTCGACCCGTACGGCGCCCCGATCACGTTCTTCCGTTCCATCGGCGACGAGATCAACCAGGCCCTCGACCCGGTCGTCACGGCCCTGACCGGCGTACCCGCACCGCACTGACGGGCGCCCCCGCGCCATCGCGTCCGCGCCACTCCGACGGGCGTACGCACCGGCCGGGCACCCAGGGCCCAACGGGTGCACCACGGTGCCGCACAGCAGGCAGGAGGCCCTTCGTGGGCCTACATTGGAGCTGACGCCAGCGCACCCCTCCCCAGGCCCGGAGCCCATCGATGCCGGTCACCACTCCAGCCGCACCGCCCTCCGCCCCCGGGTCCGCCCTGCCGCAGGACTTCGGCGCCCTGCTCCGGGAGGATCCGGAGATCGCCGCCGTGCTGCTGGGGGAGCTGCACCGCCAGTCCAGCACCCTGCAGCTGACCGCCGCCGAGAACTTCACCTCGCCCGCGGTCCTCGCCGCCCTCGGCTCACCCCTCGCGAACAAGTACGCCGAGGGCTACCCCGGTGCCCGTCACCACGGCGGCTGCGAGCAGGCCGACGCCGCCGAACGCATCGCCTGCCGCCGCGCCACCTCGCTCTTCGGCGCCGAACACGCCAACGTCCAGGCGCACTCCGGCTCCTCCGCGGTTCTCGCCGCGTACGCCGCCCTGCTCCGCCCCGGCGACACGGTGCTCGCGATGGGGCTCCCGTACGGGGGACATCTCACCCATGGTTCGCCCGCCAACTTCTCCGGCCGCTGGTTCGAGTTCGTCGGCTACGGGGTGGACTCCGAGAGCGGCCTGATCGACTACGAACAGGTGCGCGCCCTGGCCCGTGCCCACCGCCCCAAGGCGATCGTGAGCGGCTCCATCTCGTACCCCCGCCACCCCGACTACGAGCTGTTCCGGGAGATCGCCGACGAGGTGGGCGCGTATCTCATCGCCGATTCCGCGCACCCGATGGGGCTGATCGCCGGGGGAGCGGCGCCGAGCCCGGTGCCGTACGCCGACGTGGTCTGCGCGACCACGCACAAGGTGCTGCGCGGTCCGCGCGGCGGGATGATCCTGTGTGGTGCGGAGCTGGCGGAGCGGATCGACCGGGCGGTCTTCCCGTTCACCCAGGGCGGTGCGCAGATGCACACGGTCGCCGCGAAGGCCGTCGCGTTCGGGGAGGCGGCCACCCCGGCGTTCACGGCGTACGCGCACCGGGTGGTCGCCCACGCCCGGGTGCTGGCGGCGGGTCTGGAGGCGGAGGGCCTCGAGGTCACCACGGGCGGCACGGACACCCACCTGATCGTCGCGGACCCGGCCCCGCTGGGCGTCGACGGACGGACCGCCCGCGCCCGGCTGGCGGCGGCGGGCCTGGTGCTGGACACCTGCGCGCTGCCGTACGGGGACGCCCGGGGCATCCGGCTCGGTACCGCGGCCGTCACCACCCAGGGCATGGACGACGGCGACATGGCCCGGCTGGCGGTGCTCTTCGGGACGGCGGTGCGTGAGGAGGACGACATCCGCGCGCAGGTGCGGGAGCTGGCGGAGAAGTATCCGCCCTACCCGGGGTAGCGGCCCCGGGCGTCCGTTGCGGAACCGATCGGCCCGCTCACTGTGTCTTCGGTCATGAGGCCCGCGCAGCGCGACCGTCCCTGATTGCCGGACGGTTTAAGGTGTGGGCTGAGATGGCCGGCGAAATCTATGGGGCAGCCCGTGCGTGATTACCTGCTGACGCTCTGTGTCACGGCCGCGGTGACCTATCTGCTGACCGGTCCGGTGCGTAAGTTCGCCATCGCGATCGGGGCGATGCCCGCGATCCGTGCGCGTGACGTCCACCGAGAACCGACACCGAGGCTCGGTGGCATCGCCATGTTCGGCGGGCTGTGCGCCGGACTGATCGTCGCGGCCCATCTCCAGAACCTCGACTGGGTCTTCCAGCTCTCCACCGAGCCGCGGGCGCTGCTCTCCGGCGCCGCGCTGATCTGGCTGATCGGTGTCCTGGACGACAAGTT of Streptomyces sp. NBC_01363 contains these proteins:
- the prfA gene encoding peptide chain release factor 1, whose protein sequence is MFEAVEELIGEQTDLEKKLADPAVHADQANARKLNKRYAELTPIVATYRSWKQTGDDIGTAREFAADDPDFAAEVKELEKQREELTEKLRLLLVPRDPSDDKDVLLEIKAGAGGDESALFAGDLLRMYLRYAERVGWKTEIIDSTESELGGYKDVQVAVKTKGGNGATEPGQGVWARLKYEGGVHRVQRVPSTESQGRIHTSAAGVLVTPEAEEVDVEIHANDLRIDVYRSSGPGGQSVNTTDSAVRITHLPTGVVASCQNEKSQLQNKEQAMRILRSRLLAAAQEAAEQEASDVRRSQVRTVDRSEKIRTYNFPENRISDHRVGFKAYNLDQVLDGDLDSVIQACVDADSAAKLAAA
- the prmC gene encoding peptide chain release factor N(5)-glutamine methyltransferase — translated: MNLLLAEVAQATQRLADAGVPSPRFDAEELAAFVHGVKRGELHRVPDADFDARYWEAIARREAREPLQHITGRAFFRYLELQVGPGVFVPRPETESVVGWAIDAVRAMDVVEPVVVDLCSGSGAIALAMAQEVPRSRVHAVELSDDAIEWTRKNADGSRVTVHQGDALTALPELDGQVDLVISNPPYIPLTEWEYVAPEARDHDPEMALFSGEDGLDTIRGIERTAHRLLRPGGLVVIEHADTQGGQVPWIFTEERGWADAADHPDLNNRPRFATARKAMP
- a CDS encoding L-threonylcarbamoyladenylate synthase; its protein translation is MARRYDCNDATDRTTGLREAASAVRRGELVVLPTDTVYGLGADAFSSEGVADLLDAKGRGRNMPTPVLIGSPNTLHGLVTDFSEQAWELVDAFWPGALTLVAKHQPSLQWDLGDTRGTVAIRMPLHPVAIELLTEVGPMAVSSANLTGHPAPEDCDAAQEMLGDSVSVYLDGGPTPGIVPSSIVDVTGKVPLLLRAGALSVEELRKVVPDLEVAN
- a CDS encoding protein-tyrosine-phosphatase; this encodes MTAPEGRGIAGRADSFRILHVSTGNVCRSPITERLTRHALVDRLGDPLSGGLIVESAGTWGHEGAPMEANAETVLADFGADTTGFVGRELLDEHVIRADLVLTATRDHRAQVISMGHSAGLRTFTLKEFTRLVRAIDPATLPDPRDEGVVERARALVRAAAALRGWLLAPTAEADEVFDPYGAPITFFRSIGDEINQALDPVVTALTGVPAPH
- the glyA gene encoding serine hydroxymethyltransferase — protein: MPVTTPAAPPSAPGSALPQDFGALLREDPEIAAVLLGELHRQSSTLQLTAAENFTSPAVLAALGSPLANKYAEGYPGARHHGGCEQADAAERIACRRATSLFGAEHANVQAHSGSSAVLAAYAALLRPGDTVLAMGLPYGGHLTHGSPANFSGRWFEFVGYGVDSESGLIDYEQVRALARAHRPKAIVSGSISYPRHPDYELFREIADEVGAYLIADSAHPMGLIAGGAAPSPVPYADVVCATTHKVLRGPRGGMILCGAELAERIDRAVFPFTQGGAQMHTVAAKAVAFGEAATPAFTAYAHRVVAHARVLAAGLEAEGLEVTTGGTDTHLIVADPAPLGVDGRTARARLAAAGLVLDTCALPYGDARGIRLGTAAVTTQGMDDGDMARLAVLFGTAVREEDDIRAQVRELAEKYPPYPG